The genomic stretch AACGCAGCCTTTATAACCCTCAGACCCTGTGATCACCAAAACACAAGTGGGTGACTTCAGTTATTAACCCTGTCATGGTCTGAGGGTCACTTCCCAGAGACCCCAAGACAGAGATGGGGACCTCAGTCATGTGACAAGATGCAGGTCTGAGTGTTACCTGCCCGCCCAGCCTGGCACCTCCTCCCCTTTATCCCTTggctgtgggggttgggggggacagGGTCCTGATGATGGGTGCGTGGGGCCCCCTTCCTGGTGGACAGGCAGCCCCAGCTGGTGACCAGAGGGGCCCAGAGGAGTGAGGCTGTGTCTGCTGGGGGACGTCCTCCTCCATAGGTGCCATCCCAGGAGTGTTTGGCTAGTGCTGGGGTCTGGCGTGTCTGGGAACGGCTGTCCTGACGTCGTGTGAACTGTGTCACACAGacgtggggagggggcagtgacACCATGGCCCTGTGGGGGTGTGGAGCGTTGCCTGGGACTCCCCCAGTCTTCTGGGACCTGCATGTTGGAAAGGTGTGCTGCACGCACGGTTGGTAGAGGTTTCTGCGCAGCACAGACCCCGCATGTGCTGCTGGCGGTGACTCCCTGGGTGCCCTTGCAGACTGTCCAGGACGGCCGCCAGTTTCTGAAGTATGTTGACCCCAGGCTGGGGGTCCCGCTGCCGGAGAGGGACTACGGGGGGAACTGCCTCATCTACGATGCAGACAATGAGACTGACCCCTTCCACAACGTCTGGGTAAGGATGGGCTCAGGAGCCCCCGCCAAGAAGGGGGTGGCCGGCCAGCGCCACCTCGCAGAAGCAGCTGAGGATTGGGGGGGTGGGTGCTACCCCTGCTGTGGGTGCTCTGGACCCTGAGGCACTGCAGACTGCATGGTGGCAGCAGGTCCCCGCTGGGCCCTGCTCTCCTTGGCCGTCAGGGTGTGTCGTGCACACATGGTCCGACAGCATGTGTACGAGACCCCAGCCTTGTCCCTCAGAGAGGCTCTGGGGCTGCCCCTGGGGCCTAGAGTTGGGTGGGAGCTGGCCCCAGCCGTGTGCATGGGGGGCGAGGGACATCACACAACCTGGTCCTGGGCAGGGCTGTCACGGGGGGGGGCGTGTGTGAGGCCTGCATCCTGTCGCCCACAGGACAAGCTGGACGGCTTTGTACCTGCACACTTTCTTGGCTGGTACCTGAAGGTAAGGTGACCTGATTGTCGGACGGGATACCCTCGTTTTTGCAGGCCCGCCCTAGGGACTGGGGCTGTTTTCCCGGCCACAGGTTGGTGGTCTGAGTGGAGTGGGCAAGTGCCTGGGGGCCAGGGCAAGACGAGCAAGCTGTTTAGAGGGTTTGTAAAACCACTGGGGCCCCTGACCTGTGCTTGACCTGGGCATGGCGGTGGCCCCAGAGGGGCCCCACGGTGCCTGCACCATTGTGCCGTCCTGCTCCTGAGTGAGCGAGCGTGCGGCCCCCACCGGCCCGCCTTCCAGTGGACTCACCTGAAAGTCTTAAATCGAGGCAGCCGGGGCAGCTGCCCACCCTGTGGGCATCACTTACCCGGGGTGGGGGGCATTGGGCTGGGGGGGGCTGACCCGCAGCGGGCATCCCCGTCGGTCCCCCGGCCTGCAGACCCTGATGATCCGCGACTGGTGGACATGCACGATCGTGAGTGTGATGTTCGAGTTCCTGGAGTACAGCCTGGAGCACCAGCTGCCCAACTTCAGCGAGTGCTGGTGGGACCACGTAGGTGCCGGCCAAGCCCCTCGGGTGGGAGCCACGCCCACTGGGTGGTCGTGGTCTCAGCGCCTCCCTTTACCCAGGCCCACTCTGTCCTTGGGGGGAGGGACATGGATGCAGGGTCCCCTCAGATGAGGCAGGACAGAGCTGGTGGTACACCGGCGCTTGCCTCCCGCCCCCAGTGGATCATGGACGTGCTCATCTGCAACGGGCTGGGCATCTACTGCGGCATGAAGACCCTCGAGTGGCTGTCCCTCAAGACGTACAAGTGGCAGGGCCTCTGGAACATTCCAACCTACAAGTACGTCTTCCTCGCCGCCCTTCTCTATGGGGCCCGGGCATCTGTGTGGGGCCTGGAGGTGGCCCCTGAGGTCCAGGCCAGGCTCCACCTGACACGTCTTTGGGCAGGAGGGTGACGGGCGAGGATTTTTCCTCCTCTAATCTCCACCTGCGATCTGACCCTGGGCTGCCCGTGGGAACCCCGCCAAGGCCCCTGGTGGCTGGAGGGCAGTCTGTCCCTTTTTGGAAGGCCGCCCTGCTCACGAAGTGGGTGCGGCTGCTCTGTCATTTCTACTTGGATTTCAAAGACAGGAACAGTCCAGGAAAAGACGTGGGTGTCACTGGGGGTGGGGCCCTCTGGGGGCCTGGGCCGGGCACGGAGCTCAGCGCCCTGGCTGAGCACCCGTCTGGCCCCCAGGGGCAAGATGAAGAGGATCGCCTTCCAGTTCACGCCCTACAGCTGGGTGCGCTTCGAGTGGAAGCCCGCCTCCAGCCTGCGCCGCTGGCTGGCCGTGTGCGGCATCATCCTGGTGGTAAGGCCGGCCGGTCTCCCGCGCGCGGCCCGCGGGGGCAGGGCCCGCGCCCACTGGTCTGTGTCCCCCAGTTTCTGTTGGCAGAGCTGAACACCTTCTACCTGAAGTTCGTGCTGTGGCTGCCCCCCGAGCACTACCTAGTCCTGCTGCGGCTGGTCTTCTTCGTGAACGTGGGCGGCGTGGCCATGCGGGAGATCTACGACTTCATGGACGACCCGTGAGtccaggggcggggcggggccaggggccgggcgggggcggggcccgaGCTCTCTCAGCcgtgccctcccctccctctgcagGAAGCCACACAAGAAGCTGGGCCAGCAGGCCTGGCTGGTGGCCGCCATCACCGCCACGGAGCTGCTCATCGTGGTCAAGTACGACCCACACACGCTCACGCTGTCCCTGCCCTTCTACATCGCCCAGTGCTGGACGCTCGGCTCCGTGCTGGTGTTCACCTGGACCGTCTGGCGCTTCTTCCTGCGGTGAGCGCCGGGGCCCCAGAGGAGCGGCCGCACCGTGTCCCGGGGTGGGTCTGAGAGGCATCTGGGTCGGCGTGGTTCTGCTCTGGCCGTGCAGGCCTGCTGGGGGTGACACGCCCTGCTGCCCCCAGGGACATCACCCTGCGGTACAAGGAGACACGGCGGCAGAAGCAGCAGAGTGGTGGTGACAAGGGCAGCGCCGAGGGCAATACGGACGGGACCCTGCCTGGGCCGGATGTGCCCACCGGGCCAGTGGAGGCTGAGAGGGAGGGGGCGCCGGCTCTGGACTGACGCTGCCCCTCGCTGCCGCCAGGGGCCTGGGCCTGCTGTCCCTTCGTCCTGTGATTCCCGCCAGGAGCCTGCCCTCGTGGTGTTTCGTGTGCACAGCGGGGCTCTGAGGAGGGCGTGAAGGAGGCCCTGACCCGGGTTGGTGTATGTGGGGggcatgtgtgcacgtgtacatgcgtgtgtgcatgtgtgcgtgtgtgtacacgtgGCATGTGTGCACGTATGCGTGcttgtgtgcacgtgtgtggcGTGTGTGTGCACGGACACATCTGTGCTCCATGCTGGCTCCTGAGACTTCTCAAGCTGGCAGGCATGGTGGGGGCTTGCCCTGGGTTCCCTGGGTCCCATTTCTGTATGGTTGGCCCACACCAAGCCCTGGTGGTCAGACGGCCTGGCTCTTTCTCCCCACTGGCCCCCCTTGGCCCCATGGCCACACGTATTAGTGACGATAACCCACGAATACCAGTGATGGTAGAGGTGGTGTGCACCGGAGCTGCAGCCGTGAGCCATTTCCTCAGGAGGCTTCCTGGAACCCAGCTAACCTGGGGGTCGTGGACAGGGCCGACGTCACCAGGGGCACCGGGTCAGGAACTCCAAGGCCTGGTGCCCTGGGTCGGGAGGAGGGAGCGTGGGGTCTCTGGCCCAAGTTGGTCATCTCCATGAGCGAACAGAACAAATAAACCGAGGATGGCCTGCAGCTCGCGTCCTTGCTGCCCCAATCTCCACCCTGCCCCATGCCCGCCTCCCCAGGGTTGTCGCCCACAGGGGCGGGAGAGTCCAGTGGGCAGGACTGGGCGGGCAGCCAGCCAGGGGGCTCGAGAGTTGCCACATTCCCGCCACCTGCTGCGTTAGTACACTTGGCAGTGGTGCATGGGAGGAGGGCGCCTGGGGGGCTGGTTCTAGTTGGGGTGGCGATGGACCCTGAAAAAGTCAACCGCAAGTGAAAAGTTCCCTGAATTCCCGAATCCCCACCCTGGCTAAGGATGCTCCCTGCTCCCTCTCACCCAGAAGAGGGTGAGCCTGGCCAGTCCTGGGAtggggcccagctctgcctcttgcaGGACCCTGCCTTCAAACCTAGAGAATGTGAGCATGGGCCATGGAGTACCTGTGTGCCCCCCACTGCCAGAACCCTGGAGAGGGTGGCTGCAGACAGCGATCTCTGTCCCCAGTCAGAGTTTGTCTCCCTTGAGGCTCCGTTGCCCTACAGGCCGCCCTCACTTTGGGGGTGTCGGATCAGCTGGGCATTGCCTGTGGAGTGACCGGGCCTCAGCCTGCCCCCAGAGGCTCACTGTGTTCTCACCGCCGAGTTAGCTGTGGTCTCTAAAGGCTGCTACCCATCGGTAACGCAGGGACGCTCTCCACTATCCGGTGCCCTCAGCTCTACCCGCAGTGTGTCCCCCCACGGATGAGAGAGTGTCACAGGCTGGTGGCCGTGGTGCCTTGTTCCCTGTCACTACTCCGgatccccacctccctccttccctgcctccctcctgtgGGTGGTGACCCACAGACAGCATGCTGCCTCCCTTGCTCCCCTTGTCTCAGGTTTGGCCCCTGGGCAGTCCGTGGGTCTCAGCACCCATGGTTTCTGGCTCAAGCTGTTCCAGGCTCACTTTGTACATTTCCTGCCCAGACTGGGGTCACCATTCCTCCAAGGACCCTTGGCTTCTTGCACTGAGGGGTCACAATTAGAGGCCATGCTCTGGGCACTTGGAAAGGCTGTGCAGCAGTGAGCTGGAAGTTCCTCTGCAAACTGCTTGTGCCCCATGGGTCCCTTGATTGTGCCAGTCAGGACAGGTCACCTGTGTCGGCAAGATGAGGCCAGCTAGATTCCAGGGTGGACCCTGCCCTCCCATCCAGAGGGCTGTGGGCTCTGCCTGCCAGGAGCACGTCTGGGTCCAGCCATTTGGAGGCTGCAGGAGCAGCTCACAGCAGGGGCCTGTAGCCCACGGGCTGTTGGCCAGCTGCTGACCGATGCTAGGCCTGGGTCCTGCCAGCCAGCTGGACCTTTAAGCAGCTAAGTCTGTGGCGGTTTTGGGCAGCAGGACTGCTCCTAAAGGCTTCACCTCCGATACGGGAGCAGGGCCCCCTAAGGAAGGACGCCGACCCTCCTATCCAAAAAGtgctttaataattaaaaagtgtCCAAAATGTCCTCACAGATTAAAGCGATTCTCTAGTCAAAGCTAAGACAGTGGAGTGAGAGCCCTGGGAGCTGGCCGGCCCCGCCGTGGGGCAAGGTCAGGGGCCAGAGCGGGTTTCGGGAGCTGGGGGACAGGCCTCAGTAGACGATCTTCAGGCCAGGCTTGCTCTCCTCCAGGGCCCGCAGGCGGTCATCCGTGTGCTCCGACACGTAGATGTCAAACAGGCTGtgcagagggcaggcagggagtGGGCTGGGGCCTCGGCctgtgccccccccacccctgccatccCGCCAGGCCACACCGCCCACCAAGTCACTTACACCAGCTTTTCCAGGGTGCAGCTGGGCTGCTGGAGGCTCTCGGCCAGCTGCAGGACACCCGGGTCACTCATGCAGTTGTTGCTGACGTCCAGCTGGCGGAGGCTGTGGTTGGTCAGCAGGAGAGCTGCGAGGCTGCTGCAGCCGCTGTTGGTCATCTCGCAGTCCCCCAGCCTGGGTGGAGAGCAGGGCAGAGGTCGGGACAAAGGGCACACCCCCAGGCTGCCACTGACTGGCCAAGCGGCCTGGGCCACACCGTCATGCCACAGAGCCCGGAGACACATCTGCATGTGGCACACCAAGCCCTGGGGTCGGCGCTGTGCCCCACGCCTCAGCCTGAGTATGTGGGTTTCCCAGTGGCCCCAGAGGGACCGTAAAGGCGGGAGGTGCATACAGAGCTCCCTGCAGGTGGCACAGCAGTCCCATCCTGCACTGAGGGTCCCAGCCTCCTCTGGAAGAAGCTGGGCACCCAGGGGCCTTCTGGAAAGGATAGTGTTGGGTGCCAGGCGAGGACAACAGGAGGAAGGCGGCCTTCCCCATCCTTGCTTCTTCACCACCCGAGAGCCGAGCCgggggggtgggcagaggaggcAGCCAGAGGCCAAGGGCAGAGCTGTGGGGCAGAGGGTGACGGGACGCGTGGAGCGCACGAAGGCTTCCGAGCTCCAAGGAGAGGCCCTGGGGACCGGCCAAAGAAAAGAGCTGGGGGACCTCGGGCTCAGCCTGCAGGGCCAGGCTCAGGGCTGCCCATCCCCACACCCCAACCTGTACTCCATCCAGGGTGACCAGGTGTCACTGGAAAGCCACCAGTGACAGGCATGGAACAGAAAATTTGTGACAAGCAGCAGAAATGCAAGCCATGGAGACAGCAAAGCCAGGCCCGGTCTGGGAGACCTAACCGTGGCTTCCTGAGGGCTCCAGGAGGAAACCACCATCAGAGGGATGACACTTCTCAGCACGACCAAGTGTCTGCTCAGATAATGAGCCAGGACCCACATCTGCAAAGAACACTGAACCCCAGAACACGCCCCAGAGAAAGCAGGTGATGCAAAGGGCCCCAATGGGTGAGGCTCAGCACAGTGGGGTCCACGTCCTCCCTCAGAGCCCGTTCTGGAAGCACTAGAGACGCAGTTAACCAAAGCAGAGGGATGCTGCAGGGACGTGCGGGAGGAGGAAGGCGCAGGACCAGTGACCGTGGGGAGGGCCTAACATGCGGAGCACGCTCACCAGAGCTCCCGCAGCGTGGTGCCCGGCTGGCTCAGGCCAGTGCACAGCTCCTGCACGCCGTCGTCCCCCAGCTTGTTGCTGCCCAGCTGCAGCTCCAGCAGACACGTGTTCCGTGCCAGCATGGTGCTGAAGTGCTGGCAGCAGGCGGCCGTGAAGCTACAGGACTTCACCCTGCGGACACGGACACAGAGGACTGCGGCCCCCGCCTCTGAGTACCCCCGGCCCCACCCTCCCAGGACACCGGCGCCTTCCCACGTTCCAGGGGCCCCCCACTTCGACAGCCCCTCTTTACTCCTGCCTTGCTCCCAAATGCAGCAGCTGACCTGGGTCCTCGGCCCCCAGCACTGTCCCACTGGGCCCCAGTCTCCCTCCTCACACAGATCCCCTCGGGCACTTTCATCCCCGGCTACTGCCGGGCTGCACTCACCACAGGGACTCCAGGCGGCAGCTGGGCTCCAGCAGGGTGTCACACAGCAGCCGGGCGCCCTCGTCCCCCATCTCGTTCCCGGCCATACTGAGCTCCTTCAGGCTTTCCTTGGTCCTGAGGACGCGGCAGAGGTGTCTGCAGCCGCTGGCTGTGATGTCACACTCCCAGagcctgtggggggggggggcacgtCACGGCAGGCCACCAAGGGCAATGCCAGTGCCATGTCAGCACAGTGGGTGACAATCATGGACACTGCCCATGCTATCCGGCCACTCAGGCCACTTGCCTGGCCACAGCcctgggagggagcagggagggcgGGCCAGTGAAACGGCGGGTGCGGGGCTACTCGGGATCCCTGCGGCCACCTGGCCAGAGGCCCACTCACCACAGGGTCTTgagctgggagctggggctcAGCAGCCCGGGGCACAGCTCCGCGATGCCCGCGTCGCCCAACTTGTTGTTGCCCAGGTACAGCTCGCGCAGCGAGGCCTTGGAGGCCACGATGCCGCACAGGTCCTGGCAGTTGGCGGAAGTGAGGCCACAGCTCTCCAGCCTGCGGGCATAGGGGGCGCTGTGGGACGGggagcccccccgccccccgccccgcccccgcccccgccggccCCACGCTTACTTGAGCGACTCCAGTGGGCAGGTGGAGGCCGCCAGGCCCCGGCACAGGGCCCGCACGCCGGCCTCGCCCAGCTCGTTGCTGTTCACCATCAGCTCCTTCAAGTCCCGCTTGGTCTTGAGCACCTCGGCCAGGGCCTCGCAGCTGGCGGCCGTCAGGTTGCAGTACTCCACCCtgggggcgggcgggcgggcggtcAGCCTCCTCCAGACCCGCCAGGCCGAGGGCACCTGTCTGGTCTCCTGTGGCTTGTGGCGGCGAGGCCCGCGGAGACCGGAGGGGCTGCTGGGCACTGACAGCACAGCAGTGCCCGGACTCTCCTGGAAACCGCCCCTGACCACCAGCGCCCCCCAAGCGCGGGAGTCTCTGGACCCAGGACCCAAACGCTGGGCCTCCCTAGTGGGCCTCCTGGCTCAGCCTCCTGACTCCATTGCTGAGTCCATCTTGTGTTCACGATGGCCAGGCTGTCCCACAGTCAAGTGCGGGGTCACAGGCCACTAGCCAGCTCCTTTCAGGGGGCCACAGCCCCAGTGTCACCAAAGAGGAACATATGTAGGTCCCTGAGAGCCCCTCCTCCAAGCTCCCTGCAGCCCATGTGTTGGGAGGGGGCTTGCCCAGGGCAGGCCCTCCCCCAAGTCCCGAGGGGCAGGTGGGCACAGGGCTTTGGGCAGGCGTGGTGGGGCATACTCACTGCAGCTTCTCGATGTGGCACTGGGGGTCCAGGAGCCCTTTGCAGAGGAGCTGCAGGCCCGCATCCCCCAGCGGGTTGTAACTGAGGTACAGCTCTCGCAGGGTGGGCAGAGAGCGCAGCACGTCAGGCAGGGTCTCGCAGCCGGCCTCCGTCAGGcagcagttctggaggctgttgGGGCAGCACATGGCGTCACTGGCTGCCATGCCCCACGTCATAGGCACGCCACTGCGCAGGGGGACCCAGGGTGGAA from Rhinolophus ferrumequinum isolate MPI-CBG mRhiFer1 chromosome 11, mRhiFer1_v1.p, whole genome shotgun sequence encodes the following:
- the PTDSS2 gene encoding phosphatidylserine synthase 2 encodes the protein MRRGERRGAGGPRPGSPVPVGKASLEEPPDGAPSGRRSTESEVYDDGTNTFFWRAHTLTVLFILTCVLGYVTLLEETPQDTAYNTKRGIVASILVFLCFGVTQAKDGPFSRPHPAYWRFWLCVSVVYELFLIFILFQTVQDGRQFLKYVDPRLGVPLPERDYGGNCLIYDADNETDPFHNVWDKLDGFVPAHFLGWYLKTLMIRDWWTCTIVSVMFEFLEYSLEHQLPNFSECWWDHWIMDVLICNGLGIYCGMKTLEWLSLKTYKWQGLWNIPTYKGKMKRIAFQFTPYSWVRFEWKPASSLRRWLAVCGIILVFLLAELNTFYLKFVLWLPPEHYLVLLRLVFFVNVGGVAMREIYDFMDDPKPHKKLGQQAWLVAAITATELLIVVKYDPHTLTLSLPFYIAQCWTLGSVLVFTWTVWRFFLRDITLRYKETRRQKQQSGGDKGSAEGNTDGTLPGPDVPTGPVEAEREGAPALD
- the RNH1 gene encoding ribonuclease inhibitor isoform X4 yields the protein MSVDIHYEQLSDDQWRELLPRMQQQQVVRLVDCGVTEARCQDMSSALRGNPALTELDVCNNELGDGGLRVLLQGLHGPTCKIQTLSLQNCCLTEAGCETLPDVLRSLPTLRELYLSYNPLGDAGLQLLCKGLLDPQCHIEKLQVEYCNLTAASCEALAEVLKTKRDLKELMVNSNELGEAGVRALCRGLAASTCPLESLKLESCGLTSANCQDLCGIVASKASLRELYLGNNKLGDAGIAELCPGLLSPSSQLKTLWLWECDITASGCRHLCRVLRTKESLKELSMAGNEMGDEGARLLCDTLLEPSCRLESLWVKSCSFTAACCQHFSTMLARNTCLLELQLGSNKLGDDGVQELCTGLSQPGTTLRELWLGDCEMTNSGCSSLAALLLTNHSLRQLDVSNNCMSDPGVLQLAESLQQPSCTLEKLVLFDIYVSEHTDDRLRALEESKPGLKIVY
- the RNH1 gene encoding ribonuclease inhibitor isoform X2, encoding MARRASRKEPLGQALPGASARRPAGTPPRPAAPPPVQAAAAGRVCGGAARENPASLIMSVDIHYEQLSDDQWRELLPRMQQQQVVRLVDCGVTEARCQDMSSALRGNPALTELDVCNNELGDGGLRVLLQGLHGPTCKIQTLSLQNCCLTEAGCETLPDVLRSLPTLRELYLSYNPLGDAGLQLLCKGLLDPQCHIEKLQVEYCNLTAASCEALAEVLKTKRDLKELMVNSNELGEAGVRALCRGLAASTCPLESLKLESCGLTSANCQDLCGIVASKASLRELYLGNNKLGDAGIAELCPGLLSPSSQLKTLWLWECDITASGCRHLCRVLRTKESLKELSMAGNEMGDEGARLLCDTLLEPSCRLESLWVKSCSFTAACCQHFSTMLARNTCLLELQLGSNKLGDDGVQELCTGLSQPGTTLRELWLGDCEMTNSGCSSLAALLLTNHSLRQLDVSNNCMSDPGVLQLAESLQQPSCTLEKLVLFDIYVSEHTDDRLRALEESKPGLKIVY
- the RNH1 gene encoding ribonuclease inhibitor isoform X3, with protein sequence MKANSLHLSTQGSSPNPTFRASGYCVFRLRLVPENPASLIMSVDIHYEQLSDDQWRELLPRMQQQQVVRLVDCGVTEARCQDMSSALRGNPALTELDVCNNELGDGGLRVLLQGLHGPTCKIQTLSLQNCCLTEAGCETLPDVLRSLPTLRELYLSYNPLGDAGLQLLCKGLLDPQCHIEKLQVEYCNLTAASCEALAEVLKTKRDLKELMVNSNELGEAGVRALCRGLAASTCPLESLKLESCGLTSANCQDLCGIVASKASLRELYLGNNKLGDAGIAELCPGLLSPSSQLKTLWLWECDITASGCRHLCRVLRTKESLKELSMAGNEMGDEGARLLCDTLLEPSCRLESLWVKSCSFTAACCQHFSTMLARNTCLLELQLGSNKLGDDGVQELCTGLSQPGTTLRELWLGDCEMTNSGCSSLAALLLTNHSLRQLDVSNNCMSDPGVLQLAESLQQPSCTLEKLVLFDIYVSEHTDDRLRALEESKPGLKIVY
- the RNH1 gene encoding ribonuclease inhibitor isoform X1, which produces MPRPGPERRARARRPGPHHVHIQGPLTSRARRSISPSAAAWETGRATPGPRLRPTTTWVRRNPPLRYAEPAPAPREVQPPPTRPRPHRSWRPGRPRPARPAPSPRPKWPSASWLQASDSPPSPRENPASLIMSVDIHYEQLSDDQWRELLPRMQQQQVVRLVDCGVTEARCQDMSSALRGNPALTELDVCNNELGDGGLRVLLQGLHGPTCKIQTLSLQNCCLTEAGCETLPDVLRSLPTLRELYLSYNPLGDAGLQLLCKGLLDPQCHIEKLQVEYCNLTAASCEALAEVLKTKRDLKELMVNSNELGEAGVRALCRGLAASTCPLESLKLESCGLTSANCQDLCGIVASKASLRELYLGNNKLGDAGIAELCPGLLSPSSQLKTLWLWECDITASGCRHLCRVLRTKESLKELSMAGNEMGDEGARLLCDTLLEPSCRLESLWVKSCSFTAACCQHFSTMLARNTCLLELQLGSNKLGDDGVQELCTGLSQPGTTLRELWLGDCEMTNSGCSSLAALLLTNHSLRQLDVSNNCMSDPGVLQLAESLQQPSCTLEKLVLFDIYVSEHTDDRLRALEESKPGLKIVY